Genomic DNA from Dehalococcoidia bacterium:
GCTCCTCCTCACTGGCGAAGCGGCGCACCCAGATGTACAGATCGTCCTCTTCCTCTCCGACGAAGCTGCCGCAGATCACCATTCCCTTGGAGACCTGGAATGGAATGATCTCCTCTTCCATGAACCTGACCCAGTTTTCACGCTGGCCGGGAAGAGTCCTGTACTCGCGAAGTTCGAAGAACATCTTGGTCTCCTTTGGGTTGTTGGCTTGCAGTCTCAAATGTATGTAGTGACAAATGCATTGTCAAATCACGCCAGGGTGAAGACAAGAACGCTGGCAGCTATGTACAAGACGATCATCGACGCACCGGTCACAGTGATGATCGACCCCTTGTCAGTCCGACGGGTCGTGTTCTGTATTCCCCCCACGACGATGGCCGTCATCAGGACGGCGATAA
This window encodes:
- a CDS encoding NIPSNAP family containing protein, with translation MFFELREYRTLPGQRENWVRFMEEEIIPFQVSKGMVICGSFVGEEEDDLYIWVRRFASEEE